One region of Microbacterium rhizosphaerae genomic DNA includes:
- a CDS encoding glycoside hydrolase family 13 protein, whose translation MTGPKNRARPAAACRRRHERGDVSDTFSTTGTESDATEAASADDRWWRDAVVYQIYPRSFADGDGDGMGDFAGITSKVPYLARLGVDAVWISPFYVSPQRDAGYDVADYTDVDPRFGSLADVDAFIAVAHAAGIRVIVDLVPNHSSSAHPWFQAALASAPGSRERARYMFRRGSGPDASLPPNNWHSVFGGSAWEPVGDGDWYLHLFDPSQPDFDWSDPEVADMFDDVLRFWLDRGVDGFRVDVAHSLVKAEGLPDNTVMRDIQGAGGDRGPMWDQDGVHDIYRRWRRLLDAYTPPRILVAEAWVHPADRMARYVRADEMHQAFNFPYMLSGWSAQALRATIDESLAANHAVDATTTWVQSNHDVVRHATRFGQADPTTWVNGIGPDDPQPDRELGLRRARAIALLTLALPGSAYIYQGEELGLPDHTTLPADVRQDPTFIRTGGAEIGRDGCRVPLPWRADAPAFGFNETGASWLPQPAVFGELAADVQEDDPASTLSLYRSALRLRHERGLGRTALAWNDSPATALDADLGDLRMIVNTGSEPVALPEDARVLLASVPDAVADGRLAGDAAVWLDLRG comes from the coding sequence ATGACGGGACCCAAAAATCGTGCGAGACCTGCGGCGGCCTGCCGCCGACGACATGAGCGAGGCGATGTGAGCGACACCTTCTCCACTACCGGGACCGAGTCCGACGCGACGGAGGCCGCGAGCGCCGACGACAGGTGGTGGCGGGACGCCGTCGTGTACCAGATCTACCCGCGCTCGTTCGCGGACGGCGACGGCGACGGGATGGGCGACTTCGCCGGCATCACCTCGAAGGTCCCGTACCTCGCGCGCCTCGGCGTGGACGCGGTGTGGATCTCTCCGTTCTACGTCTCGCCGCAGCGCGATGCCGGCTACGACGTCGCCGACTACACCGACGTCGACCCGCGTTTCGGCTCACTGGCCGACGTCGACGCCTTCATCGCCGTCGCGCATGCCGCCGGCATCCGCGTCATCGTCGACCTCGTCCCCAACCACTCCTCGAGCGCGCACCCGTGGTTCCAGGCCGCGCTCGCGTCGGCGCCCGGCAGCCGTGAGCGCGCCCGGTACATGTTCCGCCGCGGCTCGGGGCCGGATGCCTCGCTGCCCCCGAACAACTGGCACTCGGTGTTCGGCGGCTCCGCGTGGGAGCCCGTCGGCGACGGCGACTGGTATCTGCACCTGTTCGATCCCAGCCAGCCCGACTTCGACTGGTCCGACCCGGAGGTCGCCGACATGTTCGACGACGTCCTGCGCTTCTGGCTCGACCGCGGCGTCGACGGCTTCCGCGTCGACGTCGCCCACAGCCTCGTGAAGGCCGAGGGACTCCCCGACAACACGGTCATGCGCGACATCCAGGGCGCCGGCGGCGACCGCGGTCCGATGTGGGACCAGGACGGCGTCCACGACATCTACCGGCGCTGGCGCCGGCTGCTGGACGCGTACACCCCGCCCCGCATCCTCGTCGCGGAGGCGTGGGTCCACCCCGCCGACCGCATGGCGCGCTACGTGCGCGCCGATGAGATGCACCAGGCCTTCAACTTCCCGTACATGCTGTCGGGATGGTCGGCGCAGGCGCTGCGCGCGACGATCGACGAGTCGCTCGCGGCGAACCACGCGGTGGATGCCACGACCACGTGGGTGCAGTCGAACCACGACGTCGTGCGGCATGCGACGCGGTTCGGCCAGGCCGATCCGACGACGTGGGTCAACGGCATCGGGCCCGACGACCCGCAGCCCGACCGGGAGCTCGGCCTCCGGCGGGCGCGGGCGATCGCGCTGCTGACCCTCGCCCTCCCGGGCTCCGCGTACATCTACCAAGGAGAGGAGCTGGGGCTCCCGGACCACACGACTCTTCCCGCCGACGTGCGGCAGGACCCGACGTTCATCCGGACGGGCGGCGCCGAGATCGGGCGGGATGGATGCCGGGTCCCGCTCCCCTGGCGCGCCGACGCGCCGGCCTTCGGCTTCAACGAGACGGGCGCGTCGTGGCTGCCCCAGCCCGCGGTCTTCGGCGAGCTCGCCGCAGATGTGCAGGAGGACGACCCCGCATCCACGCTCTCGCTGTATCGCTCGGCACTCCGGCTGCGGCACGAGCGCGGACTCGGACGCACCGCCCTGGCGTGGAACGACAGCCCCGCGACGGCGCTGGATGCCGACCTCGGCGATCTCCGCATGATCGTCAACACCGGCTCCGAGCCGGTCGCGCTGCCGGAGGACGCCCGCGTCCTGCTGGCGAGTGTGCCGGATGCCGTGGCCGACGGTCGCCTGGCGGGAGATGCCGCCGTCTGGCTCGACCTGCGCGGTTGA
- a CDS encoding carbohydrate kinase family protein yields the protein MTRVAVIGEALVDVIRGVPHPGGSPVNVAVGLARLGMDVSMTTRIGSDEHGRLIEEHVTGSGVALLDGSVVDERTSAAVVVLDDEGVARYDFDVVWDLPPVDLASFDLVHIGSIGAYLEPGASVVNDALEAVDRRTLVSFDPNIRPALIGPRAEAIVQTERLAAASHVVKLSDEDAAWLYPGESLEGVLRRFQALGVRLAIATRGPAGCVALADDIVLDVPARPVVVADTVGAGDAFMSGLLAAVAADEGAAVVAAGGAPALGWAHVLQVALESAAITVSRPGANPPWSAELPL from the coding sequence ATGACACGGGTGGCCGTGATCGGGGAGGCGCTCGTCGACGTCATCCGCGGAGTGCCGCATCCGGGCGGCTCTCCCGTGAACGTCGCTGTCGGACTCGCGCGTCTCGGGATGGATGTCTCGATGACCACGCGCATCGGGAGCGACGAGCACGGGCGGCTGATCGAGGAGCATGTGACCGGCTCGGGAGTCGCCCTCCTGGACGGGTCGGTCGTGGACGAGCGGACGTCGGCGGCGGTCGTCGTGCTGGACGACGAAGGAGTCGCGCGATACGACTTCGACGTCGTGTGGGACCTGCCGCCGGTCGACCTCGCCAGCTTCGACCTGGTCCACATCGGCTCGATCGGCGCCTACCTCGAGCCCGGCGCGTCCGTCGTGAACGATGCCCTCGAGGCTGTGGACCGGCGAACGCTCGTGAGCTTCGACCCCAACATCCGCCCGGCCCTCATCGGTCCGCGTGCGGAGGCGATCGTGCAGACCGAGCGCCTCGCGGCCGCGAGCCACGTGGTGAAGCTCAGCGACGAGGACGCCGCATGGCTCTACCCCGGCGAGTCGCTCGAGGGCGTGCTGCGGCGGTTCCAGGCGCTCGGCGTCCGGCTCGCGATCGCCACCCGCGGGCCGGCGGGATGCGTCGCCCTGGCGGACGACATCGTGCTGGACGTCCCGGCGCGCCCGGTGGTCGTCGCCGACACCGTGGGCGCGGGCGACGCCTTCATGTCCGGGCTCCTGGCGGCCGTCGCGGCTGACGAAGGGGCCGCCGTCGTGGCAGCGGGCGGGGCGCCGGCGCTCGGGTGGGCGCACGTGCTCCAGGTCGCGCTCGAGAGTGCGGCCATCACCGTCTCGCGCCCCGGCGCGAACCCGCCGTGGAGCGCCGAGCTGCCGCTCTGA
- a CDS encoding glycoside hydrolase family 32 protein: protein MTRRPLIHFTAARNWLNDPNGLVFHEGRYHLFFQHNPFGDLHSHMSWGHASSVDLMRWEEHPVAIPCDEGEWIFSGSAVVDADDTSGFGAPGQTPLVAVYTSVDAVTLIQRQALAYSVDGGITWTKHAGNPVLDRGSRDFRDPKVFRYGDGADAFWVMVAVEAEDRQIVLYRSDDLRSWEYLSAYGPAGAVGGAWECPDLFPLALDDDPDDIRWVLVISLYPGGVAGGSGTQYVVGSFDGVRFTPDRPVGDDLADVDWLDLGRDCYAGVTFNGLPLHERTLIAWMSNWDYAAEVPTSPWRGSMTVPRRLSLVTVDGRPQLRSQPILPAGEAIEPTAELPAAARIDVRASLGGDGGGVCIDLVGAEGRVSVGCRRGRVTVDRRAAGEIHPGFPSVESACVPGDADAVDVTIVVDTCSVEVFAAGGLRSITDLALLGDARRLEVSTEGTAVVETLAVIDLGGGA from the coding sequence ATGACGCGCCGGCCCCTCATCCACTTCACCGCGGCGCGCAACTGGCTGAACGACCCCAACGGACTCGTCTTCCACGAGGGTCGCTACCACCTCTTCTTCCAGCACAATCCTTTCGGCGACCTCCACAGCCACATGAGCTGGGGGCACGCCTCGAGCGTCGATCTGATGCGGTGGGAGGAGCATCCGGTCGCCATCCCGTGCGACGAGGGCGAGTGGATCTTCTCCGGTTCGGCCGTCGTGGATGCCGACGACACGAGCGGGTTCGGCGCCCCCGGGCAGACGCCGCTCGTCGCGGTCTACACCTCGGTGGACGCGGTCACGCTGATCCAGCGGCAGGCTCTCGCCTACAGCGTGGACGGTGGAATCACGTGGACGAAGCACGCCGGCAACCCGGTGCTCGATCGGGGATCGCGGGACTTCCGCGATCCCAAGGTCTTCCGCTACGGCGACGGGGCGGACGCGTTCTGGGTCATGGTCGCCGTGGAGGCCGAGGACCGGCAGATCGTGCTCTACCGCTCGGACGACCTGCGATCGTGGGAGTACCTCTCGGCCTACGGGCCGGCCGGCGCCGTCGGAGGGGCGTGGGAGTGCCCGGACCTGTTCCCGCTGGCGCTGGACGACGACCCGGACGACATCCGGTGGGTGCTCGTCATCAGCCTCTACCCCGGCGGGGTCGCCGGCGGCTCGGGCACGCAGTACGTCGTGGGATCCTTCGACGGTGTGCGGTTCACACCGGATCGGCCGGTCGGCGACGACCTCGCCGACGTCGACTGGCTCGATCTCGGCCGCGACTGCTATGCCGGTGTGACGTTCAACGGGCTGCCGCTGCACGAGCGGACGCTGATCGCGTGGATGAGCAATTGGGACTATGCAGCCGAAGTGCCGACCTCGCCGTGGCGCGGCTCCATGACGGTGCCGCGGCGGCTGAGCCTCGTCACGGTGGATGGGCGTCCTCAGCTGCGGTCGCAGCCGATCCTCCCCGCGGGTGAGGCGATCGAACCCACGGCGGAGCTTCCCGCTGCGGCTCGCATCGATGTGCGCGCGAGCCTGGGCGGGGATGGCGGCGGAGTCTGCATCGACCTGGTCGGCGCCGAAGGCCGGGTGTCGGTCGGCTGCCGGCGCGGCCGCGTCACCGTCGACCGCAGGGCGGCGGGTGAGATCCATCCCGGCTTCCCGAGCGTCGAATCCGCCTGCGTGCCCGGCGATGCGGACGCCGTCGATGTCACCATCGTCGTGGACACCTGCTCGGTCGAGGTGTTCGCTGCCGGAGGTCTGCGCTCGATCACCGACCTGGCACTGCTCGGCGATGCGCGGCGGCTCGAGGTCTCGACAGAGGGCACCGCTGTCGTCGAGACTCTTGCCGTGATCGATCTCGGAGGTGGTGCATGA
- the tatA gene encoding twin-arginine translocase TatA/TatE family subunit, whose protein sequence is MGMLGWPHLLLIVAVLILLFGAAKLPALAKSVGQSARVFKGEMKALHEDGAAAPLETDRITDVSG, encoded by the coding sequence ATGGGAATGCTCGGCTGGCCGCATCTGCTGCTGATCGTCGCCGTCCTCATCCTGCTGTTCGGCGCCGCCAAGCTGCCCGCTCTCGCCAAGAGCGTCGGGCAGTCGGCCCGCGTGTTCAAGGGCGAGATGAAGGCCCTGCACGAGGACGGCGCCGCGGCTCCGCTCGAGACCGACCGCATCACGGATGTGTCCGGATGA
- a CDS encoding glycoside hydrolase family 32 protein, translated as MSDAPVFFRPAPAWVGDVIPAEHDGVFHLWYLYDDRREPKPGMPWHLVTTTDFVGFDDRGEAVASGGPESEDFNVYTGSVAEGPDVTWHLFSTAQNPGRRGADGRPLQLVAHATSATPDGPWRKHPELTFGAPDGYESGDWRDPFVFHDGVNWRMLVAARHTDGPDRRRGTVAQLVSEDLRAWTPVEPLWDPRRFVAHECPDVFRWNDWWYLVYSEFSDSFCTRYRMARSLEGPWLAPDDDAIDTRAFYAAKTVGRDGRRFFVGWIATREGDSDDGRWQWAGTMSVLEAAQRPDGSLAFHLPAELTASFDVPVATGLPSPLTLSASDSYRAVVGTEELPDRFHLRAQIDIAVGSGPVGLVLRSDAEGEGGIVQLEPRRHRVVFDRWPRTVTGAEQWQISGDVPFEFERPVRLDAGRHTIDVLTDGEVVVVVVDDQVALSTRFYARSGSRIGFFASDGEASLASLIINRRD; from the coding sequence ATGAGCGACGCGCCCGTCTTCTTCCGTCCGGCGCCCGCCTGGGTCGGAGACGTCATCCCGGCCGAGCACGACGGGGTCTTCCACCTCTGGTACCTGTACGACGATCGCCGCGAGCCGAAGCCGGGGATGCCGTGGCACCTGGTCACGACGACGGACTTCGTTGGCTTCGACGACCGGGGTGAGGCTGTGGCGTCGGGCGGGCCGGAGTCCGAGGACTTCAACGTCTACACGGGCTCGGTCGCCGAGGGGCCGGACGTCACCTGGCACCTGTTCTCGACGGCGCAGAATCCCGGGCGGCGCGGGGCGGACGGTCGCCCCCTGCAGCTCGTGGCGCACGCCACGAGCGCGACCCCCGACGGGCCGTGGCGGAAGCATCCGGAGCTGACGTTCGGTGCGCCGGACGGCTACGAGTCCGGCGACTGGCGGGATCCGTTCGTCTTCCACGACGGAGTGAACTGGCGGATGCTGGTCGCCGCGCGCCACACCGACGGGCCCGACCGTCGGCGCGGAACGGTCGCGCAGTTGGTCTCCGAGGATCTCCGCGCATGGACACCCGTCGAGCCCTTGTGGGATCCGCGCAGGTTCGTCGCCCACGAGTGCCCCGACGTCTTCCGGTGGAACGACTGGTGGTACCTCGTCTACTCGGAGTTCAGCGACAGCTTCTGCACGCGGTATCGGATGGCCCGTTCCCTCGAAGGACCCTGGCTCGCACCGGACGACGATGCGATCGACACGCGCGCGTTCTACGCCGCCAAGACCGTCGGCCGAGACGGACGGCGCTTCTTCGTCGGCTGGATCGCGACACGGGAGGGCGACTCCGATGACGGGCGGTGGCAGTGGGCCGGCACGATGTCGGTGCTGGAGGCGGCCCAGCGCCCCGACGGCTCCCTCGCCTTCCACCTTCCCGCGGAGCTCACGGCGAGCTTCGACGTGCCGGTGGCGACCGGTCTGCCCTCGCCCCTGACCCTGTCGGCTTCCGACTCGTATCGCGCGGTCGTCGGCACCGAAGAGCTTCCCGACCGGTTCCACCTGCGGGCGCAGATCGACATCGCGGTGGGCTCGGGACCGGTCGGACTCGTGCTGCGCTCGGACGCCGAGGGAGAGGGCGGCATCGTGCAGCTCGAGCCGCGGCGCCACCGCGTGGTCTTCGACCGGTGGCCGCGCACCGTCACCGGCGCCGAGCAGTGGCAGATCTCCGGCGATGTGCCGTTCGAATTCGAACGGCCTGTGCGCCTGGACGCCGGCCGTCACACGATCGACGTGCTCACCGACGGAGAGGTCGTCGTCGTGGTCGTCGACGACCAGGTCGCGCTGAGCACGCGGTTCTACGCCCGCTCGGGGTCGCGGATCGGATTCTTCGCGTCCGACGGCGAGGCATCGCTCGCCTCTCTCATCATCAACCGGCGCGACTGA
- a CDS encoding carbohydrate ABC transporter permease gives MSTTIDTAAVVSGQAHPMHPVAGRRRGVFKVGKFVGLVVLIIAAVFALGPLLWTVTTSLRTPADAFDNPPQWLPLHPDFSNYAAVFQQIPIGTFFMNSVIVTVLIVVGQTVTCTLSGYAFAMISFPGKNVIFGAFLATMMVPLQTIIIPVFIIIKTLGLNDSLMALVVPALGSAFGTFLMRQYFMQMPRELGEAARIDGASQWGVFRHVYARMAAPAIATLAILNFSGFWAEFYRPLIFLQSQDKFTLPLGLVGLQGNLGTGSISVVLAGVVIAMIPSVLLFIVAQRYFIAGVTAGSSR, from the coding sequence ATGAGCACGACCATCGACACGGCAGCCGTCGTCAGCGGCCAAGCCCACCCGATGCACCCCGTCGCAGGGCGTCGGCGAGGGGTGTTCAAAGTCGGCAAGTTCGTCGGACTCGTCGTGCTCATCATCGCGGCGGTCTTCGCCCTCGGTCCGCTGCTGTGGACGGTGACGACCTCGCTGCGCACCCCGGCCGACGCGTTCGACAACCCGCCGCAATGGCTTCCCCTGCATCCCGATTTCAGCAACTACGCCGCGGTGTTCCAGCAGATCCCGATCGGCACGTTCTTCATGAACAGCGTCATCGTGACCGTGCTGATCGTCGTGGGGCAGACCGTGACGTGCACGCTGTCCGGGTACGCGTTCGCGATGATCTCGTTCCCCGGCAAGAACGTGATCTTCGGGGCGTTCCTGGCGACGATGATGGTGCCGCTGCAGACGATCATCATCCCCGTGTTCATCATCATCAAGACGCTGGGCCTCAATGACAGCCTGATGGCGCTGGTCGTCCCGGCGCTCGGGAGCGCCTTCGGAACGTTCCTGATGCGCCAGTACTTCATGCAGATGCCGCGCGAGCTCGGCGAGGCCGCGCGCATCGACGGTGCGAGCCAGTGGGGCGTGTTCCGGCACGTCTACGCCCGGATGGCGGCGCCTGCGATCGCGACGCTCGCGATCCTGAACTTCTCCGGGTTCTGGGCCGAGTTCTACCGTCCGCTGATCTTCCTGCAGTCGCAGGACAAGTTCACGCTGCCTCTCGGGCTCGTCGGACTGCAGGGCAACCTCGGAACCGGGTCCATCTCGGTGGTGCTCGCGGGCGTCGTGATCGCGATGATTCCGAGCGTGCTGCTGTTCATCGTCGCGCAGCGGTACTTCATCGCCGGAGTGACGGCGGGCTCCTCCCGATGA
- a CDS encoding carbohydrate ABC transporter permease, producing MTAVVSAPPAPSREDRPARPVRRRPGARRTARREAVFGFAMIGLAMLFVTVFTFLPILASLGLSFFDWDVISPPTWAGLGNYQRFFSDEPVLQSFGVTIAMAVAIVVLQLSLGLFLAVLVNQRTSTFGRTFFRTTFYLPLLASTAAVSIFMGYLFDYQFGAINYYLGLFGIPAIPWLTSPLGAQVTIVLIVVWQQVGFTFVLFVAALMSVPEDVLEASSIDGAGPVRTLFRIKIPLISPTILFAAVISLINAMQLFDQPFIMTKGGPGTATTTATISMYQTGFQNLQFGYSSAIAIVLLLLILAITGLQFLASRKLVFYQ from the coding sequence ATGACCGCCGTCGTCTCCGCGCCGCCGGCTCCGTCGCGCGAAGACCGACCTGCCCGGCCCGTCCGCCGCCGCCCCGGCGCGCGGCGGACGGCCCGGCGGGAGGCCGTCTTCGGTTTCGCGATGATCGGTCTCGCGATGCTGTTCGTGACCGTGTTCACCTTCCTCCCGATCCTCGCCTCGCTCGGCCTCTCGTTCTTCGACTGGGACGTCATCAGTCCGCCGACGTGGGCCGGCCTGGGCAACTATCAGCGGTTCTTCTCCGATGAGCCCGTGCTGCAGTCGTTCGGGGTGACGATCGCCATGGCGGTCGCGATCGTCGTGCTCCAGCTCTCGCTCGGCCTGTTCCTGGCGGTGCTCGTCAATCAGCGCACGTCGACTTTCGGCAGGACGTTCTTCCGCACGACCTTCTATCTGCCGCTTCTGGCGTCCACCGCCGCGGTCTCGATCTTCATGGGCTATCTCTTCGACTATCAGTTCGGAGCGATCAACTACTACCTGGGGCTGTTCGGCATCCCCGCCATCCCGTGGCTGACCAGCCCGCTCGGCGCGCAGGTGACGATCGTGCTGATCGTCGTCTGGCAGCAGGTCGGATTCACCTTCGTGCTGTTCGTCGCCGCCCTGATGTCCGTCCCGGAGGATGTGCTGGAGGCGTCATCCATCGACGGCGCCGGTCCTGTGCGCACGCTGTTCCGGATCAAGATCCCGCTCATCAGCCCGACGATCCTGTTCGCCGCCGTCATCTCGCTCATCAACGCGATGCAGCTGTTCGACCAGCCGTTCATCATGACCAAGGGCGGGCCGGGCACGGCCACCACCACCGCGACGATCTCGATGTACCAGACCGGGTTCCAGAACCTCCAGTTCGGCTACTCGTCCGCGATCGCCATCGTCCTTCTGCTCCTGATCCTCGCGATCACCGGACTGCAGTTCCTCGCCTCCCGGAAGCTGGTGTTCTACCAATGA
- a CDS encoding ABC transporter substrate-binding protein yields MARAFGPDVSRRDLLRLGGLGLAGIALAGVGTGLTGCAPTASGSGGGSSSTGTLNMLYFGDQKAATTLQNSLQPQVKKIDKDLSIKVTAINGTDWNDFLAKVLTLIAAGQAPDLVSVATEGLQLMASKKLITPLDSYVTKDMATLKDTYFNDIHPALIEAMMFEGHLYNMPDSFNAGSMFFNSGVLQKAGAAAPGPTWTMDDFHTTAQQIKSTGGQILPFDWVVRLWGSWTSFLYANDGNLLEEGKYPGGDWLWSKAYAAGDPAIAGRQGGWKWGTPTANSDAAVEALQYVIDMQKAGLSPSPDVGGGGTLQGLFSSGRIGMSIGGGFWAGGLHNAGMAPGSFNVQFFPRWKSNKSLFGTGGYSIFESSQKKDAAWEVIKMMIRPESFDIMFPGNVTTPGRKSLMTAQRYAPTGPDNWKVFYDQLDGSVPISAPPYYNALATSLNQRTTQAVSAGRAKPSLDAMQADLEKISKGS; encoded by the coding sequence ATGGCACGAGCATTCGGACCGGACGTGAGCCGTCGTGATCTGTTGCGGCTCGGCGGCCTGGGGCTGGCGGGGATCGCGCTCGCCGGCGTCGGCACGGGTCTCACCGGCTGCGCGCCGACGGCATCCGGCAGCGGAGGCGGGTCGTCCAGCACGGGAACCCTGAACATGCTGTACTTCGGCGACCAGAAGGCCGCCACGACACTGCAGAACTCGCTGCAGCCGCAGGTCAAGAAGATCGACAAGGATCTGTCGATCAAGGTCACGGCGATCAACGGCACGGACTGGAACGACTTCCTCGCGAAGGTGCTCACCCTCATCGCCGCCGGCCAGGCGCCCGACCTCGTGAGCGTGGCGACGGAGGGCTTGCAGCTCATGGCGTCGAAGAAGCTCATCACGCCGCTCGACTCGTACGTCACGAAGGACATGGCCACCCTCAAGGACACGTACTTCAACGACATCCACCCCGCGCTCATCGAGGCGATGATGTTCGAGGGGCACCTGTACAACATGCCGGACAGCTTCAACGCCGGAAGCATGTTCTTCAACAGCGGGGTGCTCCAGAAGGCCGGCGCCGCGGCGCCCGGGCCGACGTGGACCATGGACGACTTCCACACGACGGCGCAGCAGATCAAGTCCACCGGCGGCCAGATCCTGCCGTTCGACTGGGTGGTGCGCCTCTGGGGCAGCTGGACCTCGTTCCTGTACGCCAACGACGGCAACCTCCTCGAAGAGGGCAAGTATCCCGGTGGCGACTGGCTGTGGAGCAAGGCGTATGCCGCCGGCGACCCCGCCATCGCGGGCCGCCAGGGCGGCTGGAAGTGGGGCACGCCCACCGCGAACTCGGATGCCGCGGTCGAGGCGCTGCAGTACGTCATCGACATGCAGAAGGCCGGTCTCTCGCCCTCGCCGGATGTGGGCGGCGGCGGCACGCTGCAGGGCCTGTTCTCGTCGGGCCGGATCGGCATGTCGATCGGCGGCGGATTCTGGGCCGGCGGCCTCCACAACGCGGGGATGGCTCCGGGCAGCTTCAACGTCCAGTTCTTCCCCCGCTGGAAGAGCAACAAGTCGCTGTTCGGCACCGGCGGGTACTCGATCTTCGAGTCGTCGCAGAAGAAGGATGCCGCCTGGGAGGTCATCAAGATGATGATCCGGCCGGAGAGCTTCGACATCATGTTCCCCGGCAACGTGACGACCCCCGGACGCAAGTCTCTGATGACCGCGCAGCGCTACGCGCCGACCGGGCCCGACAACTGGAAGGTCTTCTACGACCAGCTCGACGGCTCGGTGCCGATCTCGGCACCGCCGTACTACAACGCGCTGGCCACCTCGCTGAACCAGCGCACCACGCAGGCGGTCTCCGCCGGGCGTGCGAAGCCGTCGCTGGACGCCATGCAGGCGGATCTCGAGAAGATCTCGAAGGGCAGCTGA
- a CDS encoding LacI family DNA-binding transcriptional regulator: MTAARRPTLADVAKLSGLSKTAVSLILNNRPGTRLSEDAVERAHAAAAQLGYKPNPAAQSLRSGKTRSIGFISDQVTITRFASAMVRGTLRAAKELGHTVLIAETGDHVSQLEEAFDEMIDRRVDGVIVGLMAARMVDVPAAPHGVPVVIVNGTTPDDLPSVLPDEYAAGRAMATLLLEAGHRRIGFIGDVPHIAGDLRRSATIARRLAGIREALADRDVTPVEVVVDDWTPQIGYAEAHRMLSAHRDLTAVIAATDGVAFGVYQAIADLGLRVPHDISVVSFDDEELANLVRPGLTTARLPYEEMARHGVEMLLGDRELAHELLPMPVIRRDSVRELAEAPAVAGD, encoded by the coding sequence ATGACGGCAGCACGAAGGCCGACGCTCGCCGATGTCGCGAAGCTGTCCGGACTGTCCAAGACCGCCGTCAGTCTCATCCTGAACAACCGTCCGGGCACGCGCCTGTCGGAGGACGCCGTCGAGCGCGCGCATGCGGCCGCTGCCCAGCTGGGCTACAAGCCGAACCCCGCCGCACAGAGCCTGCGATCGGGCAAGACACGCTCGATCGGCTTCATCTCCGACCAGGTGACGATCACGCGCTTCGCGTCGGCCATGGTGCGCGGCACTCTGCGCGCCGCGAAGGAGCTCGGTCACACCGTCCTGATCGCGGAGACCGGCGACCACGTCTCACAGCTGGAAGAGGCCTTCGACGAGATGATCGACCGCCGCGTCGACGGCGTGATCGTCGGGCTGATGGCGGCGCGCATGGTGGACGTGCCGGCTGCACCTCACGGCGTCCCCGTCGTCATCGTCAACGGCACGACTCCCGACGACCTGCCGAGCGTGCTGCCCGATGAATACGCCGCCGGGCGGGCGATGGCGACGCTGCTGCTCGAGGCCGGCCATCGGCGCATCGGCTTCATCGGCGATGTCCCTCACATCGCCGGGGATCTCCGGCGGTCCGCGACGATCGCGCGGCGCCTCGCCGGCATCCGGGAGGCCCTCGCCGATCGCGACGTCACGCCCGTCGAAGTCGTGGTGGACGATTGGACACCGCAGATCGGCTACGCCGAGGCGCACCGCATGCTGTCGGCCCACCGCGACCTCACCGCCGTGATCGCCGCCACCGACGGCGTCGCGTTCGGCGTGTACCAGGCGATCGCCGACCTCGGCCTGCGCGTGCCGCACGACATCTCGGTCGTCTCGTTCGACGACGAGGAGCTGGCGAACCTCGTCCGTCCCGGCCTCACGACCGCGCGGCTGCCGTACGAGGAGATGGCGCGGCACGGCGTGGAGATGCTGCTCGGGGATCGCGAACTCGCCCACGAGCTGCTCCCGATGCCCGTCATCCGGCGCGACTCGGTGAGAGAGCTCGCAGAGGCGCCGGCCGTCGCCGGCGACTGA
- a CDS encoding gluconokinase, with amino-acid sequence MEQRQEAGPPAVLVVMGVSGSGKSTVAKLLAQRLGWELQEGDDLHPAANVAKMSAGVPLTDEDRWPWLRRVAEWIDAHRADGAHGVITCSALKRAYRNLLARPDVEFVHLTVDPDVIANRMEHRADHFMPASLLDSQLATLEPLQSDERGIVVSAAGSPQTEVDSIIARLGLG; translated from the coding sequence ATGGAACAGCGACAGGAAGCGGGCCCGCCCGCGGTGCTCGTGGTGATGGGCGTATCGGGAAGCGGCAAGTCCACGGTCGCGAAGCTGCTGGCCCAACGACTGGGGTGGGAGCTCCAGGAGGGCGACGACCTCCACCCGGCCGCCAACGTCGCGAAGATGTCCGCCGGGGTACCGCTCACGGACGAAGACCGGTGGCCGTGGCTTCGGCGCGTCGCCGAGTGGATCGACGCGCACCGCGCGGACGGCGCGCACGGAGTCATCACCTGCTCGGCCCTCAAACGCGCGTACCGGAACCTGCTGGCCCGGCCGGACGTCGAGTTCGTGCACCTCACCGTCGATCCCGACGTGATCGCCAACCGCATGGAGCATCGCGCCGATCACTTCATGCCGGCATCGCTCCTCGACTCGCAGCTGGCGACCCTCGAGCCCCTTCAGTCCGACGAGCGCGGCATCGTCGTGTCCGCCGCGGGATCGCCGCAGACCGAGGTGGACTCGATCATCGCCCGCCTCGGCCTCGGCTGA